TGCCTAAACCGAACAAAACCCCATTGGTTTGAAAAAAGTGCTGTAAGCTTATTTTCCATACGATCAATCTCCATGTTAAAGAATCTGATCCACCATATTGATCACCATAATACCTATCATAAAGTTCATAATATGTTGGCCATTGATTTAGTCTTTCGCCCAAAACATATAACCCAACCATCATAAGCGCCAGGTATATAATAATAGCAACTATTCTTTTATTCCCTTTATTAATCATCAAAACATAATATCCAAAAACCATAGCCAATGTTATATTCGAACCTATACCTTTCAAAAACAACAACAACAGCACAAACAAAGCTGTATTAAAATAATTCTTATAATAAACCAATGAAATAATACAATAAACAACAATTAAATAGCTAAGGTGATTACCATTACCCAGTAACCCATGCGGCCTACTTTCACCGATAACATACGCCTCATACAAAACGAATGGTATCTGTATATACAAAAGAATAGTAAACAACCTATAAAACAGATCGCCTCTTATATTTGCATTATAACATGCAATAAACAACACAAAGTAAGCTAAATATCTAAACGATGCCTTTATTGCATGTATTGGGTATGAATAATTTAAAGTTACATTTATAACATTTATTAAAAGCAATATCACCAACAATGCGAGATAAAAAGCAAACTCTTTTGTTATTTTAATCTTATTTTTAAAAAGCAGTCCGATTGACAGGAAAATCAAAAAGGAAGAAACATACGTACCAACTTCAAACCTTGCCAATAACCATCTACCAGTTATAACAACAAAAATAATAGTTATAATTATTACATCTATAATATTATCATCATTATTATTATTTTTTACCATTAAATTCATATCGTAAAAACAAAATATCACTTATATTTCTTATTGATACGCAAAGAATATTTTAAACGCCTAACAGGTCTATTCATTATAATCTTTAAACATGACAAAACTATTTCACAATTATTGTATTTTTTACATTTTCCATCATAGATCAGTTCATAATCATAATTTCTCATAAAATTACCGGCTATTGCCTCTATTACTTGCACTTCTCTATTTTTCAATTTTTTCTTCCAGTAATCTATCCTTGCCTTATCAAGGGACTCTCCAACAAGCTTATGCTGACCAACCGTATATAAAGGTAACACAAATTTACTTTTGGGTGATAGACCATTCACACTTACTCCAATGTAGTCATATACTTTTTGAATCTCACCCTTTTTTTCTATCAAATCTTCATATTTCACAATTAAAATATTATCATCATATTTTTTTGCATACATTTCTGTTAAAGCAACACAACGAACCCAATCATAAGCAAATTTTTCAGGGTCAATTTCGCCCCAATCTGTTTTTTTTAAAGAGTTAAATACTGCCCTTGGATCTCTAATTAAATTAATAATTTTAGACTCTGGAAAGAATTCAAACAAATCATCGATATTTTCTATATTATTTGGCGTATGATCGATACTGATATATATATCTTCAATATTATTTTCAAAAAAGTATTTATTTATCAAATAAAAATAACCATCTTTTAAATCAAGTTCTTTATTCTCATCCATCAATACGTTCCAACTATTTTTAAATCTTTTATGTTTTTTTACATACTTCAAAAAACTTGAATGTAAATCATGTACCCTTTTTTGGCTTATGTAATCCACAAGAAATTGCGCTTCAGGTATTGCACATAAATTTTTATGCTTCGATAACTCAGAAGCTAACATTGTCGTACCACTTCTCCCCATCCCAACCACAAACAGTATGTTTTTACTATTTTTAATCATTATATCAAAAAAAATGATATATTAATCTATTATTATACTTTTTAAATAAGAACTTTTAATACATCAAATCATTACGAACTCATCAAATCATTAAAATATTTTACAGTTTTTTTCAAACCGTCATCTAGCTTTACTTTTGGACTCCAATCAATTTTTTTAATCGCCTCAGATATATCAGGTTGACGTTGTTGTGGATCATCTTGTGGCAATGGAAAAAATTTTATTCTTGATTTGCCTCCAACTATATTTATTATCTTTTCTGCCAATTCAAGTATAGAATATTCATCAGGATTGCCAACATTAATAGGACCGGTGTAACCTCTTTCTGTATTCATCATCAATACAAATGCATCAATCATATCATCCACGTAACAAAAACTTCTTGTTTGAGTTCCATCTCCATATATAGTAATATCTTCACCTTTAAGAGCCTGAACTATAAAATTGCTAACAACACGACCATCATCTGGATGCATTTTAGGGCCATACGTATTGAATATTCGAATCACTTTTATATCTAAATTCTGTTGCCTATAATAATCAAAAAAAAGTGTTTCTGCACAACGCTTGCCTTCATCATAACAGCTTCGAATACCAATTGGATTGACTTTTCCCCAATAACTTTCTTTTTGTGGATGAACTTCTGGATCTCCATATACTTCACTCGTAGACGCTTGAAGAATTCTTGCTTTTACACGTTTTGCTAAACCTAACATATTTATTGCACCATGAACACTTGTTTTTGTGGTTTGCACTGGATCAAACTGATAGTGTACTGGACTTGCAGGGCAAGCAAGATTATATATCTGATCAACCTCAACATACAAAGGAAATGTAATATCATGTCTCAATAGCTCAAAATTAGCATTTTTCATCAATGAAATTATATTCAATTTTCTACCAGTAAAAAAGTTATCAACACAAATAACTTCATTACCTAATGAAAGTAATTCATCACATAAATGTGATCCAAGAAATCCAGCGCCTCCTGTCACAAGAATTCTTTTATTCATACAGCAAATCCTTATTTATTTATTTATTTATTTATTTATTTATTTATTTATTTATTTATTTATTTATTTATTTATTTATTTATTTATTTATTTATTTATTTATTTATTTATTTATTTATTTACCCCAAATTATAAAACTCAAAATTTAGTATACAAATTCCACATTTTTTCACTCTTTTATTTAATATATCACTAAAAACAAGCAGGCTTGAAAAAGCAGCATCAATAGAATAACACATAGAAACACAAATATATGTCACACAAATAATACCACTAATCATCATCACAGAAATAATATATCACAAAACATCAAACAACATCCAATATCATCACATATACCAGTAAACAAAGAAATAGCATTTACATTGCTCAATCATAAAAACCATCAATAAAAACATGCAACAT
This is a stretch of genomic DNA from Prosthecochloris marina. It encodes these proteins:
- a CDS encoding O-antigen ligase family protein is translated as MNLMVKNNNNDDNIIDVIIITIIFVVITGRWLLARFEVGTYVSSFLIFLSIGLLFKNKIKITKEFAFYLALLVILLLINVINVTLNYSYPIHAIKASFRYLAYFVLFIACYNANIRGDLFYRLFTILLYIQIPFVLYEAYVIGESRPHGLLGNGNHLSYLIVVYCIISLVYYKNYFNTALFVLLLLFLKGIGSNITLAMVFGYYVLMINKGNKRIVAIIIYLALMMVGLYVLGERLNQWPTYYELYDRYYGDQYGGSDSLTWRLIVWKISLQHFFQTNGVLFGLGIDFTSAMSPYSTSVIHNDPHNEYVRFLIEHGVLGFLYFILLIKYFKKGIQKIEEDKLRYTIGLIIVAILISAIFGNVLVQANMIYMVICWFSCKYREYKNNM
- a CDS encoding sulfotransferase family protein, with product MIKNSKNILFVVGMGRSGTTMLASELSKHKNLCAIPEAQFLVDYISQKRVHDLHSSFLKYVKKHKRFKNSWNVLMDENKELDLKDGYFYLINKYFFENNIEDIYISIDHTPNNIENIDDLFEFFPESKIINLIRDPRAVFNSLKKTDWGEIDPEKFAYDWVRCVALTEMYAKKYDDNILIVKYEDLIEKKGEIQKVYDYIGVSVNGLSPKSKFVLPLYTVGQHKLVGESLDKARIDYWKKKLKNREVQVIEAIAGNFMRNYDYELIYDGKCKKYNNCEIVLSCLKIIMNRPVRRLKYSLRINKKYK
- a CDS encoding UDP-glucuronic acid decarboxylase family protein; the encoded protein is MNKRILVTGGAGFLGSHLCDELLSLGNEVICVDNFFTGRKLNIISLMKNANFELLRHDITFPLYVEVDQIYNLACPASPVHYQFDPVQTTKTSVHGAINMLGLAKRVKARILQASTSEVYGDPEVHPQKESYWGKVNPIGIRSCYDEGKRCAETLFFDYYRQQNLDIKVIRIFNTYGPKMHPDDGRVVSNFIVQALKGEDITIYGDGTQTRSFCYVDDMIDAFVLMMNTERGYTGPINVGNPDEYSILELAEKIINIVGGKSRIKFFPLPQDDPQQRQPDISEAIKKIDWSPKVKLDDGLKKTVKYFNDLMSS